The Quercus lobata isolate SW786 chromosome 9, ValleyOak3.0 Primary Assembly, whole genome shotgun sequence region ggatgtgtttaatgcttcaaggaacaaagtttcaagttcaagtgttaaagccatgcaagtctgttcaagaaacaagtgaagaaatgttggattttaaaactcgataactagtatctatcgaggtttaaaaagttGTTTAAACCCCGATGCTCAACAGCTGCTCACTAGATAGgttatctgtcgaggtttatgaaattcagttttccagagctgatttcactccaattcgtgaatagatgtttgggctttcttttcacataaccctaaacatatataaggattgttttaagggctgtcacAGTAGATGCAagtcaatgcaaaagtttttcacaagcatattgtgaaccggagacatatgccttagtttatctttctcttcaagaagctgttgtgtttgtacattgtagggttttgtaaccaaggagctttgtaatcttcatcgtgttgatgaattgaagaactttgcagctaacatctttcttgaaagttcaaaaacgtgtaaaaacacttttgaacgtttagacccccaaattacaacttaaccaattcaagcaatatgtcaaacaactagtgtgcggaatcttaacatatgctataatatgaaataggttaaaaactatctaagccataacaaaataaaaccacagcagataataaaaaggcaaagatagagaggaaggaagatgcaaacacaaagacaacacgcgatgtgttatcgaagaggaaaccgaagccctcggcgtaaaacctctccgccgccctccaagcggtaaacaatccactagaaaatacagttgggatacaaggacagcaatagaccctccaagcctaatctacccagtgcacctaagccctccaagcttcttgctccaacgaggttgcgccgaacctttttcttttctagcttcccggattccgctactagaccgtagcatcaaccaatgaagattggttccttcctaactgcttcccagaaatccaaacaacagtctcacaatgatgatgatggtgagaatctggtttggtataatgcctctcaaggatttgacaatggagaggaagagagttgaagaatttgaagagactctaaggtagagattgtgggtgaaacaatctggtttttctttagggtttctctctcaaaattctctctggaaactctttttcaatcgtgggtaataggggtatttatactagagtgggagaggaatatgaaacgtcaggttttacaaaacaggggtggctcgcggcttgacctcgcggttTGACTAagtcgcaagatccagtcgcaagataaccgtatggccagttgtcctgttttgttctgtagtgctccagctagcatgactgttcatcttccagcatgcttggcacgtgtgctgcttctggcggcttgcagccgcgagtcacccgcgagtcccagccgcgagtctttgttttcttgcacactcttgagcaaacttcactctatctcactcactacccttacatcaaacccacctaaatacagggttactaaatgctgaattacaagcaaatttggcacggaataaagccaattagatggttgaataaattcaaccttacaatctccccctttggctattccgtgacaaaaccctgaaacagactctagacttaacatgtgagttgggaacagttgaacaaaactcactcacacctaactctagaagctgtgaagcacttgaatcatatgaacataatactcctgaaacacaacaatacaccatgatcattgtaagcagaaaatcatagaatgcatatgaaacaTGCAATATGTggtcaagcaaagatggagttaagaaccAAACCAtagcttgatcaaccaagtgaacagcacaaggtagtgatcacagtgctcattcacacttggaatgaacacaaagacatacaagttaacaagcacaaggcaagacacttgtatgtacaatactcaaccaatgcataacacacaaggtatatgcatctaggaacaatcctacaagggcacaaaagtgacagtacataaatcaaaatgcagaacatttagattaaagtactgattttaacatagcataaaggctgcactaagcaaggtacaaaccataaagcctacaaactatgcataaaacataaaccctaaaagcttacaaaagcacatgggtacaaatacaaaacatcctgaataacatcatcaaaatatattaaagtttaaaccaagagtgtAAGTAAAGAGTTAGAAACAGctatacaccaaaacacagtgtatcaaacccataaaaacattaaatagtactcaaaacataaacatatataaacaaagttttAGAgtttgacaactccccctcaacacattactcccccttaagagctgcttttctgcttctcaatcaatcatcaatgtcattatcaacagaaacatctccccctttttgacaggaatggccaaagggtcagtgttcaggctgagtggtgaagctgtcaagttttgcagacaaaacatcaatctgatcctgcatagctctcatcctctcagagtgctcagtctggacttctctgatcccatcaagtctttccagaatgatttggaaagcatctggaggtgtatctgaagaagttgatgctttgggtcttttgccactccttctgggtgttgaggttgatgcatgccctgctgcctctgcttcagtctccattgggacaccttctccttcatcaccttcatcttcttctcctggaagcttaacacttatccttttgcaggtaagcttgttaattgcagaaggtgtggacatgggactgatatCTTGTGGGataggaacacccttccttctaaaaatcctcattagcaaactgggaaagatcaattttggcttagaggttgttcttgtctcatccacaatggtgtcatatatgtgggaacttatgtctatgaagttcttttctttgagatccatcagaaagattgctctagcacaattgattgtagtcaacttcttaatgggatagaggttaaacatcatgatgattgttagacacctcatgtccactggaaaggcaatggtattcaaacatttttcttctctctgcccacctatcctttgttgaactgtttcaatagagacactcctatccttgtagttgataaattcctcatcttctaatccttcaagccctaaTGCATCATCTATAACATgagcatccaaaatgaattctttacctctaacccagcaacttaactcattctcctttatcacagcatttgagtaaaattccctaatcaggggttcacacactacagggaaatcactcagaagtttttcccatcctcttccttcaaaacagctggggataaaggtttgtctcaaatcctccaaatctacaaatctttcttgaataattcctgcatTCATGAAGTTATCCCTATATCTCTCAAAatgatgaactgacctaaatagtttagaatccattttcaaccttttgtcagccttctttgcaggagttttcttcttaggaggtgagggagccatctgtgaacaattaGAAGAGGCCACAATAGTATAGAGCAATATATGTGTAGAACTAGTCAGtcccatgtaattaacaaagagatttcATCCATACAAATGAACTTGGAACAATTAAACACAAGCTACttagatcaatcacatggataaacaagcctaagataggaaacacatataaaagcatcagatatagaaactatcctaaaggcagttATAAGTCAATGAGACAGATAATGGAAAATGATATGTCTCATAAACAGCATTGTGAAGCTCACATATGCTCCCAAAAGATTTACACAATAGAGCATGCATATTTAGCACAGTAAAACACACAGCCTCAAAAGGAACAATTTGAAACAACTTAACAGCTCAAAGTTCagataaaatcaaagaatcactTAGCTAAGCACAGGATGAAGAGCAATAAGGAAACAACTAAGATCAAATCATATTCTAGCAGCAGCATTCGCAAGTGAGGCATGAACAAGGAGCAAAAActgaaacacaaacccatttctaaatcacaaacatatgcgaaaaatcaaagggaaaagcacaaaatcaagtagaaaagagtgcaaaactgaaaacccatacctgtgacttgaagattttgagctacaagtatgcaacaatggagattgaaGATgagagcacggagtgtttgggaggaagatagtttagagagaagatgaacagtcacaaatattcgagggaaaactgaaaaagatttaaaaactgctcttatttttgtaaaacacgcatttttcgcgacttgattaagtcgccacacagtcgccagctcaagccgccaaagcactcaagaacaaaaatttgagaaatttttctaagtgtttttcgcgactggaaggtctacccgcgagtgagtcgcgagctgagccgcgaaaatctctaagtgaacctcgcgactggatcttccactcgcgaacaagttgccaaaaatgaccagcgaagatgcgactgaggctcgcgacttgacatacccgcgactgagccgccaaaacagggcaaaataggatttttgaaattttcagatttttcaaacaaaatactttccaaaaacacctaaaacactcaaaaatctttttgtgcttgaattaacaaagattgagcatgtgaaaacatatttcatcaagtacaatcacacaaatgaatatggcatttattgaacataaacttgtgtgttgtgtgtggatatcaccaatgagatagtccttagtctaatatgaagcttcaatgatcaattcaaccaagacatacacaattagcactagatcatgtgacccatctcaattatagaaatatgtatatatgacctcccacaaaacttgataacatgacttggagctttacatttgactccacttttaatcaacatttgatttttttgatcttttgaggcaatcacctctcattgtgagagtgatatttgacatttcactttaatgaacaagcctttggcttttttgaataaacattttctttaatataaagtcgcttaccctttttcctagtcgaatactagaatgtgcgacaggcttttgcagctcaatatctcttttcatttggagatttacatttggtgagctctttttagcaaaacaaaaataaagagtgggaagatatatagacacaagtctatgcatgtctcaagatcaacaaaaccattcactaatcattcatgacaagtttgaagatctatttacaacaatcacatagatttcaagatttctcccacagtgatatgagtgcatgaaaacaagtaatgctcgaaaatgcacaaagccattagcacaaaggtacaaggcaaaacaagttttgagacaaaaactcaacaaagtcaatcaagctttttgattttctaattttttatgtgatttttggatttttgacacaagaaacaaaaagattgataagacaaaattaaagatattcacaagaagacaagcaaacaaccaacatcaaaaacagcaagcaaaacaaacaaacattgtcacaaagcataggaagtattaatgcatggacatgttgtaatgcttatgcatgagtaccctttttcacccacacgtcacttgcgtttggggtgatttccatataggattgggtacgggagttagggctttcaaaccttcgtgagaagctttccaagcagttggtgaatgcaccaatcatcttcatcacgttcatcattctgGGATCTTCATTTTGATCTCTAaattgatcacctgcccaaattctcctatcatttctgggtcctcctgacctttgaggagttgcactgttctttgctctcagcttttggtaatttggtcgagtatgcccttgaagtccgcaataatggcacacataagttcctctaggacctctttgtggtcgtggacgtgacttggcacgagattcagacctgcccacagattgattacggggatttaacatccgttggttcaccacattcttcttctcctccacctcgagcttcttACCAGTAGggttagctacaactggatctttggcctttacaaacttcacttctttagtgacatttccagatgaactacttcctccggtatatcccaatccggatttgtctgaaaagctcttttgaaatgagataacatcatctagcttcttggtggtgaccctctctactttagcatttgcttgcacaacctcactctcaagaaatcttacttttgtgtaagtttcggacaactcaccattcaatgtttctatctcacatttggcctccctatatcagattaggagacttttgtagtcctcctcagccttcttcatttttctcacagcagccttggccacccttgtgtactcccccgacttctccaagagtgagttataattctcctgaagatttgctgtgctttcatcttcttcagcatccgattcttcaacaattcctagtaattcatcatcactatgttctccaaggtctcgtacaagcagattcaactcatctgaagactcaacatgagcaatagtcataaaagccgagtagttcccctctccatcacagctcttttcagattctgagtcagacgaatccgagtcactcaaggtcgtggcatacactttacctttcgatttcagataattcggacattccttcttaaagtgtccatgcccgttacattcgaaacaagtgacaccttgtgtgggttgggattcttttccatctttctttttgaattccctcttctcccttccagaactttggaattttcttttatcatcaaatttgccattatttttgaatttcaagaactttctgaaatttttgacaaggtatgcaacatctttgtcaaccacatcttctcccgatgagtcttgatcttccaccttctcattaatggtctttagagcaagagatttactcttccgttgattgggcagcgacatctcataagtctgcagagaaccaaccagctcctgtactttgatgtcatcaaggtccttgctctcttcaattgctgtcactttagcacgaaaactttccggcaatgatcgaaggatcttccttacaatctttgagtcctccgttttctcccccaagttgaacttgctgacaaccacttcgtttaacttcccatagaaagagtcaaaagactcatcctcactcattttgagctcctcaaaccgagtggtcagcatttgtaacttggtgtctttcactttccttgtgccttcataggtggtttccaaaatctcccatacTTCggcaacggtaatatgagaaatcctgtgaaattcatctggagacacaccatagaaaatagcattgagtgctttactgttagcattagatgcagcaagtgctgccttatcccatgtggatttggctgcctcaggtttggtccaaccaatctcaacagcatcccaaacggattcatcaatagaacacagaaaagctctcatgcgaaccttccaaaaagcataattactaccatcaaaatatggaggtgcatttagggattgagacctatccatctcaaaagggagtcaaggatcacacaatggtaatgaaaccaatagcagtgtacccgctctgataccaattgaaagttcaaaaacgtgtaaaaacacctttgaacgtttagacccccaaattacaacttaaccaattcaagcaatatgtcaaacaactagtgtgcggaaacttaacatatgctataatatgaaattggttaaaaactatctaagccataacaaaataaaaccacagcagataataaaaaggcaaagatagagaggaaggaagatgcaaacacaaagacaacacgcgatgtgttatcgaagaggaaaccgaagccctcggcgtaaaacctctccgccgccctccaagcggtaaacaatccactagaaaatacagttgggatacaaggacagcaatagaccctccaagcctaatctacccagtgcacctaagccctccaagcttcttgctccaacgaggttgcgccgaacctttttcttttctagcttcccggattccgctactagaccgtagcatcaaccaatgaagattggttccttcctaactgcttcccagaaatccaaacagcagtctcacaatgatgatgatggtgagaacttggtttggtataatgcctctcaaggatttgaaaatggagaggaagagagttgaggaatttgaagagactctaaggtagagattgtgggtgaaacaatctggtttttctttagggtttctctctcaaaattctctctggaagctctctttcaatcgtgggtaataggggtatttatactagagtgggagaggaatgtgaaacatcaggttttacaaaacaggggtggctcgcggcttgacctcgtggcttgactaagtcgcgagatccagtcgcgagataaccgtatggccagttgtcctgttttgtcctgtagtgctccagctagcatgactgttcatcttccagcatgcttggcacgtgtgctgcttctggcgacttgcagccgcgagtcacccgcgagttccagccgcgagtctttgttttcttacacactcttgagcaaacttcactctatctcactcactacccttacatcaaacccacctaaatacagggttactaaatgctgaattacaagcaaatttggcacggaataaagccaattagatggttgaataaattcaaccttacatttctcaagttggtgagtaagccgcGTACTGAGATCCACATATCAAATTGGTTAGTTATGTACTGagagccgtgcattaaaaggagagattgttactACAGAACGAGTCCAATTGGGtgttggggtaagggttcaactgtaggttggtagaaagtactggaattcctttacttgtaaccgtttgttgtgataatagtgaattcttggaagtggtaaccttaaaatcacccgatggggttttttccattcgtaaataaatcaccgtgtcaatttattttccactgcattttaACTTAGCTGGTGATTTGTCTGTGCTATCACACttattgcatgcaaattgaattaattaattactttggctaattaattggttaattcatcacaatgggtcaatatattcttggcctatcaaaaaaaagaattcactTTGTTGTAGTGATATAACATGTTAGACATtcaatttaggttttcttttttaaaagaaataaaaaaaggtggTGTTTAAGCTTGGTACGTACGTGATTGTTGTGACTGCATTTCAACTATCAACAATATGCTGGGTCGTATATGCCTGggtttcaaaattcaaatgtttATCTTAACTTCAAAGTGTAATCCATTGTGTTTTGGATAAACATCAATCAACATGAAGTTGACAACATCAAGCTCTCCAGTCTTCACCTACACCATGGAAAATAGGTTTCAATAGACTTCAGTTCAGCCTGAGCTTATGGTCAGCTTTGTTTATATTGCAAATTTGATTTAATGGAATTAAATCTGATTGTTGATGCTTTGATTACTCTCAACTTACactatttttaattcattttatgcaaaaaaagatagaagaagaaagaaaaaaaaaaaagataaagaaagtgATAGATTTGGTTGGTCTTTCTAACTTATTATTCATGGACAAAACTTAAATACAGTTTTTCAATGTGCCTATATTGAAACACATGTCAATAATCTATATTGAccattataatataaaatgcattatattttttaatataaattaaattaaattcacttatatatttgaatttaattaaaaatgtatTGAATCTAACTAAGAAATTATATCTAAGTTTTAtcgattatttattttttaatgaattttttcttcttattcttaatATTCTTTAACCAATTCTATCTTTACTACTTTTCAACTCACAAGATGACCAAGACAAATTTGGAGTAGGCGATCTCATCACCAAAACTCAAACAAGGCGCCTGCCACCTGCATTATACATAAGTTATCCTTAATGCTAAAGCCAcactaaattttattacaacaagTTAACAAATTGACATAACAATCAATGTAATTGATGGatttcaataacataataaacaatatcattttttttttttgtgagacatgaatttatttaagttatatagtaaaatttgtattattccaattctctagcattactcgctacaaaaaaatccattgatttccattttctttttcttttttttttttgtttttctagcAATAAAGAAATAGTTAAAACTTTCAAGTTCAAAACTCCTATATTCTCAAAGGGGCTACACTCCAATTTATGCCAATAATTAAATCACTTGaacttgatttattttataattaaaaaaaaaatgtgcagtATGAACCACGTCATTTTCAGGACCGAATATTAAGTTTACAATTTGGTATTCAAGATGGAAATTAAgtcatatataaagaaatttaatGCGGCACTATGTGTCGTACGACAGCATGGAAAATTGAAGCACATGACAAAGATTAGGCTAATGATGAGAGTTCCAACCCCTTGGACATGCAGAcaattttattcttcttctcatGATGAAAACACATAATATCTCATAATAAATTTCTTGAGCTCCACGTATTTCTTCTAATCCAGGAACAACAAATTCTAATCTCATTTCTATTTTAGAGACTTCTATCACCaagaaaaaagttgttaaaCACGTGTCTTTATCTTCAAACTTGAATTCCAAGAAATTATGACTTAGTCTTCTCGATATGTTTTTATCCATGTATAATCTTTCTATTCACGTAAACAAGACCCAGTAAAAATTGTTGATTAACGAGGCATTACAAGCGAAGGGCCAACACAAACATGTAACAGATTTTAAAGTAAGTTTTATCACTGAGAGGGCTGGTATAGTTCCATCAAAAAGTGAACAAGCAAATGAATAGAAAAGGTTTTGCTGCATACTTGTATGCAGCAATTAGGTGCTGCTGCTGTAGAGTAATCATctgttaatttgttttatgtgtCTGAGTGTATGATAGCATGTAGATTTTATGTCTTACTTTGAATGGATTAAGTCCTCAGTtttaaatttgaagatttattttgttaatttctgTAACTACTGTGGCTGTCGATCCAGGCTGGACCAGGTTCATGTACATGAACCTGGtctacaatttaattattatacaacactattataattaaattgtaCATGAACAGGTTCATCtacaatttaattataatagTGTTGCTCACAAATTACGTGAGCCAGCTAGGGATGGCCAAAGCTAGCTTGGGATACACCATGTGAGCTGAAAATGGAAATATTCAATTTATGTAATTTTGCCTATTTTTTTGGTAggcttttttcatttaaatgtAGTTGAGCTTCAGTCTACCTTAAATAAAATGTATCTTAAAATATTATgcatattttttcctttttttaaatttagtaaaTAATGGTTTTACTGCATAAAATAATAGACAAATTGACAAATAAGGGGTACTaaacccaacattatttttatatcccaaatcctccaaattaaaaaagaattacatATATAAGCAAtcgttttattttattctagtTATGATTGCAAGGGGATAAACATAGCTAAATGACTAGTGCTTCAAGGCActtacaaacatttttttttctaataattgtcaacttcaaattttttctgaAGCTCTTCAACCACATTTTTGTCGAGTTGGAAGGCCTTGGTGAGAACATCAGGATTAATGGGAGGATTGGATCCAAAGACAGCATTTGCTATTGTGATTACGCCTGCATTTTGGCTGCTGAAAGCAGAAATGGCAATTGCTTTAGTTTTTCCCACGTTTAATTGGAAGTGAATGAGACCAACTGGAAAGACAAACAGATCCCCCTTATTTAGAGTTTTGGTGAAGAGGCGATTCTCTGTGTTGGATGTTACAAAACCAACAAAGAGAGTACCCTCCGCGACTACTAGAATTTCAGTGCCACGAGGGTGAGTATGGGGAGGATTTTCTCCATATGGTGCAAAGTCAATTCGAGCCAAGGATACGCCAAGAGTATTGAGGCCTGCTAACATGTCTACGTTCACAGTAGTGACGTTTGACCCAACTTTATTATCTGTGTTCCCAGCAATGTTCAATCCCTCAAAGAAGAAATCTTCAGCTTTGACCAGCTTTGGATCCTTGCAAAACTTTCCATTAACGAATACTGCATAAAGGAATTTTTGTTATGGACACTTAAAAAGAATGCTCAAGAATTCAATGCAGAAAATAGTAAGGCCAATTAGCTAATAATATTTCTTCCATTAATATTCCGGTTAGTGTAGATTCTTCACATgacaaaaataatgcaaaaacttgaaaaagaaaaagaaaagtatgtaCCGGCTGATTTGGAGTCCGAGTAGTCCTTAAGTGCAACACAAAAGTCCTGCAGGGGATCGGGGTCAGAGGCAAAGGCAAGAGAGAATGCCACAGCGAAGAGGGCAACAGTTAAAATGTAAGCTTTCCTCATATTTCAGGCTAACTCTATCTTCTGTTCTATATATTTTTGCTTCGGGTGAGGGATGAGAAATGTTGCATGGAAACcatgtctatttatagataagaCACATTGAATAGGTCTATGGTTTTCCATAAGTGAATGATATGTAGACTTGTTCAGTCTTCCAATATtaccaattttctttttgattgccAAATTATTCTTTAACTACTACCCCATGCCTTGAATTTTCAACAAATTAGACCAGTTCAatgaaaatatattacaattctATGTTACTACGGCACAACCAATCTTAACAACCGATAGATTGAATTAGTAGGTCTACTAAACCTGTATTTTGTTCTAACACTGTACATCATCTCTCATCTCTGTCCAGAATTGATCAAGCTCTGAACTAACTGAACACATCGTGTGTATTCAACTGATTGGATGTGTCTGTATTTCTTCAAGGGGTTGTTTGTAACTTAATATTTTGGTGGAAAGTTTCTCTGTGACTTTGTCTGCCTAAATTAAATAGAACGGTTGATAATTACTATTGTTGACCCAATAATTAGATGGATTCAAAGCTTGGTACGAATGTGATAGTTGTGGCTGCATTTCAAGAATATGCTGGATCGTATATGCCTGggtttcaaaattcaaatgtttATCTTAACTTCAGAGTGTAATCCATTGAGTATTGGATAGCATCAATCAACATCAAGTTG contains the following coding sequences:
- the LOC115960824 gene encoding germin-like protein subfamily 1 member 14; translation: MRKAYILTVALFAVAFSLAFASDPDPLQDFCVALKDYSDSKSAVFVNGKFCKDPKLVKAEDFFFEGLNIAGNTDNKVGSNVTTVNVDMLAGLNTLGVSLARIDFAPYGENPPHTHPRGTEILVVAEGTLFVGFVTSNTENRLFTKTLNKGDLFVFPVGLIHFQLNVGKTKAIAISAFSSQNAGVITIANAVFGSNPPINPDVLTKAFQLDKNVVEELQKKFEVDNY